From one Malus sylvestris chromosome 1, drMalSylv7.2, whole genome shotgun sequence genomic stretch:
- the LOC126628596 gene encoding uncharacterized protein LOC126628596 gives MGCFRINTSNLPALWKFPTQNQNPRTKTIISFSSPSYSQTEDRKSKLYTVNFKTLSACKLGIARYPDFEYNAEGGAGTGSATEVTESNSNGDVLVSFDIGRLYIPPLESATTKFLGLPLPPFLKIDIVPEFFSGSINPESGQVDLEFKAEFWFSVGSIYKAPPLLVKTVLTSEESKGTMRSGRGERLDKQGKCRLVGVATVDPIDDFLINSFLGLPTECLADLNAIISFSSS, from the exons ATGGGGTGCTTCAGGATAAACACCTCCAACCTTCCAGCTCTATGGAAATTCCCAACTCAAAACCAGAATCCCAGAACCAAAACCATCATCTccttctcttccccttcttACTCTCAAACCGAAGATCGAAAATCGAAACTTTATACCGTAAACTTCAAGACTTTGAGTGCCTGCAAGCTTGGCATAGCCAGGTATCCTGACTTTGAATACAATGCTGAAGGTGGAGCGGGAACCGGGTCTGCCACAGAGGTCACGGAAAGCAACTCGAATGGCGATGTCTTGGTGTCGTTTGACATCGGAAGGCTCTATATCCCGCCATTGGAGAGTGCAACAACAAAGTTCTTGGGGTTGCCATTGCCGCCCTTTTTGAAGATTGACATTGTCCCTGAGTTCTTCAGTGGGAGCATCAATCCAGAATCCGGCCAG GTTGATCTCGAATTCAAGGCGGAGTTTTGGTTTTCGGTTGGGAGTATATACAAGGCACCTCCGCTGCTGGTGAAGACGGTATTGACATCCGAGGAATCGAAAGGAACGATGAGAAGTGGAAGAGGGGAGAGGTTGGATAAACAAGGAAAGTGCAGACTTGTTGGGGTGGCAACCGTTGATCCCATCGATGACTTTCTGATCAACTCCTTCCTTGGCCTTCCCACGGAATGCCTGGCCGACTTGAACGCTATTATTTCCTTCTCTAGCTCTTAG
- the LOC126629344 gene encoding zinc finger CCCH domain-containing protein 63-like, translated as MDVDGGGSKRVFNRLGGQQSDPSKNQKVCYHWRAGKCNRHPCPFLHRELPAPPSQQGFNGTASTKRHHAFAANTDGPSSRNRGPNNFNGGASSTWGRTGGANRVFVRKMEKVCNFWVQGNCSYGDKCKFLHSWSMGDSFSLLTQLEGHQKVVSGIALPSGSDKLYTGSKDQTVRVWDCASGQCMGVINLGGEVGCMISEGPWIFVGIPEAVKAWNTQTNSELSLSGPVGQVYAMVVGNDLLFAGTQDGSILAWKFNAVTNCFEPAASLIGHTLAVVSLVVGANRLYSGSMDNSIRVWSLETLQCIQTLTEHTAVVMSVLCWDQFLLSCSLDRQLKVWVATQSGNLEATYTHTEENGLITLCGMHDSEAKPVLLCACNDNTVRVYDLPSFSERGKIFSKQEIRSIQVGPGGLFFTGDGTGQVKVWKWTEPAAVTA; from the exons ATGGATGTAGACGGAGGGGGAAGCAAACGGGTCTTCAACAGACTGGGTGGGCAGCAATCCGACCCGTCAAAGAACCAGAAGGTATGCTACCATTGGAGGGCGGGCAAGTGCAATCGCCACCCTTGCCCTTTTCTCCACAGAGAGCTCCCGGCGCCGCCGTCGCAGCAAGGTTTCAATGGGACGGCCTCGACTAAGCGCCATCACGCCTTCGCGGCCAACACCGATGGTCCATCGTCCCGGAATCGGGGTCCAAATAACTTCAATGGCGGGGCTTCTTCGACGTGGGGCCGTACAGGAGGAGCGAATAGGGTGTTTGTTAGGAAGATGGAGAAAGTCTGTAATTTTTGGGTTCAGGGGAATTGCAGCTATGGGGACAAGTGTAAGTTCTTGCATTCTTGGAGTATGGGGGATAGCTTCAGCTTGTTGACGCAGCTTGAGGGGCATCAGAAG GTTGTTAGTGGGATTGCACTGCCTTCTGGGTCTGATAAGCTGTATACTGGGAGTAAGGATCAAACTGTAAGGGTTTGGGATTGCGCATCCGGTCAG TGCATGGGAGTTATTAATCTTGGTGGTGAAGTAGGTTGTATGATCAGTGAAGGTCCTTGGATTTTTGTTGGCATACCAGAAGCTGTAAAG GCCTGGAACACCCAAACTAACTCGGAACTGAGTCTTAGTGGGCCTGTCGGACAAGTTTATGCCATGGTTGTGGGTAATGATTTGCTCTTTGCCGGTACACAG GATGGTTCTATATTGGCATGGAAGTTTAATGCTGTGACTAATTGCTTCGAACCAGCTGCATCACTGATAGGTCACACCCTTGCAGTTGTTTCATTAGTAGTTGGAGCAAATAGGCTCTACTCTGGTTCAATGGATAATTCTATAAGG GTCTGGAGCCTGGAAACTTTGCAGTGTATACAAACTCTAACAGAGCATACTGCAGTTGTCATGTCTGTTCTTTGCTGGGATCAGTTTCTCTTATCATGTTCCTTGGATCGACAATTAAAG GTCTGGGTTGCTACTCAAAGTGGAAACTTGGAAGCAACATATACTCACACGGAAGAAAAT GGTTTGATTACACTTTGCGGGATGCATGATTCAGAAGCCAAGCCAGTCTTACTGTGCGCTTGCAATGACAACACTGTCCGTGTATATGATTTGCCATC GTTTTCGGAGAGGGGTAAAATTTTTTCAAAACAGGAGATAAGATCGATTCAGGTAGGCCCTGGTGGCTTGTTTTTCACGGGTGATGGAACCGGTCAAGTGAAAGTATGGAAATGGACTGAACCAGCTGCGGTCACTGCCTGA
- the LOC126625584 gene encoding calcium-dependent protein kinase 26-like: MAVAKSNSSNEASTGLCNCYKVASLTSSILDADETSNLKDRYILGEQLGWGQFGVIRVCTDKLTGEVLACKSIAKDRLVTSDDVRGVKLEIEIMTRLSGHPNVVDLKAVYEEEEYVHLVMELCAGGELFHQLEKHGRFSESDARVLFRHLIRVVLYCHENGVVHRDLKPENILLATKASSSPIKLADFGLATYIKPGQSLHGLVGSPFYIAPEVLAGSYNQAADVWSAGVVLYILLSGMPPFWGKTKSRIFDAVRTADLRFPSDPWDRITGSAKDLIRAMLCKDPSQRLTAQQVLDHPWMRVNEPYPKLPSQCENGGRGECDVAGSSFCMSRSQDISFGSGSPSVCDAQSPTFTCRSSFSAFMAEPFTPQLASGGFSFCGDGDSNGLEFSSPIPSMPSFSFFSPSSLVEEGSCAIEFSASISRVDTIHGETISRKLLLLPDSVSFGLETRQLVNKPAEAIRTGGPTGSRTSAIHSKRNRTIGLGEHEQLDFMVTESIIRWSSCTHYPTSLRSSLVC; encoded by the exons ATGGCTGTTGCCAAGAGCAACAGCAGCAATGAAGCATCAACAGGGCTGTGCAATTGCTACAAAGTTGCTAGCTTGACTTCCTCCATCTTAGATGCAGATGAGACCTCAAATCTAAAGGATCGGTACATTCTAGGAGAGCAATTAGGTTGGGGGCAGTTTGGTGTTATTAGGGTGTGCACCGATAAGTTGACGGGAGAGGTCTTGGCATGTAAGTCAATTGCTAAAGATCGATTAGTGACCTCAGACGATGTGCGAGGCGTTAAACTTGAGATTGAAATTATGACCAGGTTATCTGGGCACCCAAATGTTGTAGATCTTAAGGCGGTGTATGAAGAGGAAGAGTATGTTCATTTGGTGATGGAGCTTTGTGCAGGAGGGGAGCTTTTCCATCAGTTGGAGAAGCACGGACGGTTCTCTGAGTCTGATGCCAGGGTTCTCTTTAGGCATCTGATTCGGGTAGTTCTATATTGTCACGAAAATGGGGTTGTTCACAGAGATTTGAAGCCAGAGAACATCCTATTGGCCACAAAAGCCTCCTCGTCTCCAATCAAGTTGGCCGATTTTGGTCTTGCAACCTACATCAAGCCTG GGCAGAGTTTGCATGGTTTAGTTGGGAGTCCGTTTTATATAGCTCCTGAGGTACTTGCAGGTAGCTATAACCAGGCTGCAGATGTCTGGAGTGCGGGCGTTGTTCTCTATATTCTTCTTAGTGGAATGCCGCCATTTTGGGGGAAGACGAAGTCACGGATATTTGATGCTGTTAGGACAGCTGACCTGAGATTCCCATCTGATCCCTGGGATCGAATTACTGGATCAGCTAAGGATTTGATTAGAGCAATGCTCTGTAAAGATCCTTCACAAAGGCTCACTGCTCAGCAAGTTTTAG ATCATCCTTGGATGAGGGTTAATGAACCATATCCTAAACTACCGAGTCAATGTGAAAATGGAGGCCGTGGAGAATGTGATGTAGCCGGCAGCTCATTCTGTATGTCCAGGAGTCAAGACATCAGCTTTGGCTCTGGATCACCTAGTGTATGTGATGCCCAATCACCTACATTTACTTGTAGGTCATCTTTTTCTGCTTTCATGGCGGAACCATTTACTCCCCAATTAGCATCTGGCGGGTTTTCATTCTGCGGTGATGGTGATTCTAATGGTTTGGAATTCTCCTCCCCTATTCCCTCCATGCCAAGCTTTTCATTCTTCAGCCCTAGTTCTTTGGTCGAGGAAGGTAGTTGTGCAATAGAGTTCTCAGCCAGCATATCCAGAGTAGACACAATTCATGGAG AGACAATCTCAAGGAAGCTGCTATTATTGCCAGATTCTGTTTCATTCGGACTTGAAACAAGACAATTGGTTAACAAACCAGCCGAAGCTATAAGGACAGGTGGACCAACTGGATCTAGGACATCAGCCATTCACAGCAAGAGGAACCGTACTATTGGACTTGGTGAGCACGAGCAACTAGATTTCATGGTGACCGAATCAATCATTCGCTGGTCATCATGCACACATTATCCTACATCTCTGAGATCTTCTCTTGTCTGTTAA